The region ttttagatttaagGAGAAAATAATACCTTGGCACTGTCCAACTCTCCAGATCAGGCTTAAGCGATTCTGTTCCGTATGCGCTCCAAGGGACTGCAATCTCtgtgaaataaaaattgccAGCAAAAGattagaatatatttttaatatttttaaaatatttacaagtCATGCAAATGCAATAAGGAAATGGCGCAAATGAGGAAGATCATGCAAAATAGCAGAAACAGCGACACGCAGCAAAAATTGCAACACACATCAAAACTAAACAACATAGAAAGCCGAGCAGAAAACCACGCACAACGGTGCGTATGAGcaatattttttctaaattttagaTTAGTATCTGCAACGGCGAGTTCTTTGTATCTTACCAATCCAGGGCAATAACTTCGACAACAAACATTAATGAATCTCAAAGAAATCTGTGTACTTTCGTTACTTCCGCTCTACTTTTAGCTTTCTAGATCCCTCATGAAATTCAAATATATACATAGTATGTCTCGGACGGAAGAAACACTCTGAGAATCTCGTAAGATTTTGTTATTGGTACGAAAAAACGTGCGCGaatcaaattttacatttaaGCATAACATTTGCTGACTTGGCTCGACAATCAGACGACCAggtattttgttgttgctttggATTACGTATTCTGATATTCGAATTCGGACTTTTTTCTTCGAGCTCAGCTCAATTTACGCTGTCGTGTCTGGtcttttttggtcagttttgCAGTCTGCAGTCCGGCCCCCAAAATCGCCTGACTAATGaccttttatttgttttttttttgtgttggtATCGTAAATCAATTGAAACTGCAACGTGGATGGAAAAGGGGCCTGTCGCTACCAGGAGAGATTGTTTATGAAAGAGATATATGTGACTGATGATTGGAGACATCCACGATGTGGAATGACATCGTTTCTCCATTCTTATCCTGGCCGTTAGTTAAGCTTGGCAAACAACACGCTTACCTGCCTGATCGCAGGTGGGTGGCGCAAAGTAGAGTCCTGGCCTCAAAGGATTCTCCTCGTCGTCATGCACCTCAATCATCAGCATGCCCACCACACTGGCAGccagttgctgctgttgttgcgagtgacgttgctgctgctgctcctcctgaCGCATTTGCTGCTCCCAGTAGGCGAGGGCACACTTGACATCGATCTCCACCCAGCCGGTCATGGCGCTGCTCAACATGGTGGTGTTGCAAGTGCGCTTCTTACGTTCTGTGGAAGAAAAAGAAGGTTTATTGTTTTGATTATTAAAAGATTAATAAACTGagtttttaattctttaaatggttttaaaattattgaaatatttactTATATATTCTCCTTACCTAATTTACGATTCTTCTTTTGCTGATGGACGATGGATACGGTGACTCGAATTTGGGGACCCGCTTGAGGCTGATCCGGGCATTGAGAGGAGGTCCTTTCAGTAGGCTCTGTCGGAACTGGGACCTGATCCTGAGGATTATGGCCAGGATAGGTCTTGTAGAGGCGAAGCACAGCGCTGGTAAGACGGTCATCATTGTGGACAAACACACTGTTGGCGAACTTAAGAGTGACATTGGTGCCCAGCTGCCATTCCTCTGGAATGGTTGTCTCTGCATTGCAGATGGGGAAGCCAGCCTTCTCCTTGGTGGTGCTACTGTTCGGGTCATTTGTGATGGCCTTCTGGACACGCTTGATAATCTCATTTAATCTGtgaataaatatatgaaagtTTTCTGTAGAAATATAGTTGTTTTCTCGTTTTTGTGAATCTTAATTCCTGTAGACTAGAATGATTTCATATATCATCACACTGCCATTTGTATGCCCAAGCATTCCCGTCCAACAAATTTGGTTCAAGTGTTTATGTAAGGCCCACTTAATTGACATTTGAGAGCGGTCATAGTTACAGACAGCCACAATGGAACCGCCCGAGAGGACTGGGAGGTACGAGAGGTCTGAGAGGGTCTGTGGGTGTTGGATAAAACGTGCTCGTTTCCGTTTGGCAAGAATTTAGAACTTTTGATTCAATTTAGCTAGACAGCTCTCGTAAACTATTCCCCCTCTTTCCGCCGAACTACTTACTAGAAACCCCCCCAAATGAGTAAAcattttttccattaaatAC is a window of Drosophila bipectinata strain 14024-0381.07 chromosome 2R, DbipHiC1v2, whole genome shotgun sequence DNA encoding:
- the ana gene encoding protein anachronism isoform X2; the protein is MANVGCEKRGRSRSRDLILVMFLVLLTAEQSQALPFNPSFMEGVQSEVVNPFNRTILSRFNLTEEQIQRIQNRSNPNMRDEASQSSNQLYLQQVATQRLNEIIKRVQKAITNDPNSSTTKEKAGFPICNAETTIPEEWQLGTNVTLKFANSVFVHNDDRLTSAVLRLYKTYPGHNPQDQVPVPTEPTERTSSQCPDQPQAGPQIRVTVSIVHQQKKNRKLERKKRTCNTTMLSSAMTGWVEIDVKCALAYWEQQMRQEEQQQQRHSQQQQQLAASVVGMLMIEVHDDEENPLRPGLYFAPPTCDQRLQSLGAHTEQNRLSLIWRVGQCQETQG